The Gossypium arboreum isolate Shixiya-1 chromosome 2, ASM2569848v2, whole genome shotgun sequence region ttagttTCACATAATTTAATCCCTCAACTGTTTTTTAATtccattaattaattaaatgattaaTGTATCTATACAAAAAGTTCATATGTGCATAATGAGTTAAAAGGGATTTTTTTTTCAACAGGTTTAATTGTGAACTACATCCCACTActttataaaattgaaaatttaatctctttattttaatttttgtgaaaactaagaaattaatttaattataaacatATGAACTTGAGCCGTTAAATAGTATTACACAATTagaccaaattttcaattttgtaaaaaatacgAATCAAATTCTGACATTTTAAAATGAAATGATTAACTTCtcaattttctttcataaaagatgaaattcataattaaactttCTAAGAAACAATCCACATCAAACTAAGTAATTTCATTATAATAGTAAAAGATCAAAATATGTCAAATTAATATatggattaaatctcaaatttaaacaTAATTGAAGGACCAAAACCACAATTTGACATTTTTTCCTTCCTTAATCTATCATGAAAAGGGTTGAGAAACTTGATTTTAAGTTTAAAGTAGAAGATTAAGGATTGAAACAAAATCAAACATCAATGTAATATATTGctgcaaataataataataataataataatttattcatCACTCACCAAAACAAAACTCCATTCTAGTTGATCTAATACTACATTGTAACATGGCAATAGTACATTTAAAAGAGTTGGTTGTCTTGTCTTTGTCAAATAAAAAAAGCCAGTTTCATTGATCTTTTACTAGGATTTTTTTTCTTATCCTTTCTAAAACCACCTAGGTCCCATAACCAAATTGAAGAAAATGGATTAAACAACATTCGAAACATCTCATATCAAACTGTTGTGACCTTGTGGGGGACCATGTGGTCCATGTCCTAGAAAATAGTTCACAATAACACCAAGAAGAAAATTTGGCATTTTAGCCGTTCATGGCAAGCAAATAAGTAACATtttaataatcataattaagGTGACAGCTCCGCTCAAAGTACACCAAAGGTTTCATACATGGATTATATAAGAGGGGATTGAAATATCTACCATTTTCATACCTTTGTGCTTCCTACATTTGTTATATAGATCAAATCCTACGTGACCGAGAGAAACAGACTTTCCATCTTTTGAAATCTAAGCCAGGGCAAGCAAATCTTCTGTAAACTGTACAAATGCCAGTGTAGATTATAGTCTACTTATTCATTGAATTGGAACCCGGATACCTCGGCAAGTTTTTCCAATTCCATCTCTCCACTCAAAACCTGGAAAATGGTATAGTCGTAGATGCTTATATGAGAATATAGACTATTCTGATACGACATTTAAGCAAAAGATACCTGTATTATGAACATATATGGTCTAAAGATGAGGAGAATTACGAAATGGAAAGGCTTCCTCACCTGACCATTAATAACCCAAGTTGGGAATCCTTCTAAATTTGCATCTGCGCATGCCTTGATCATTTTTGTTCCCGTCTTATATCCATCGGGAAAGCATTCAATGTAGTCCAACAACTTTGCTGCCTCACGTCCAAACATCTGTTTGCATTGGTAAGAGAAATAAATGCCGATGGATGCCATACTTATAAACGAATCAAAGGCACAGGTATTCCCATAAAATAAGTAAAGGGAAACAGATGATCACTGCAAAAAGCAggtgattatatatatatttaacacggCTATTCTTAGAGAAAGAAAGCATTAGACTCgtcttcctaatcaaatctaatATGAGAAGCCAAGTATCATGGCGAAACCAATATTAGGAGGTACCTAGCAATTCCTATAAGTTCTAGATGCTCGAAGGAGTAATGTTATTCCTATGGGGATTGCTGAACATATCCAGCTCTTGACTGACATACCAAATAATTTGGTGTTAATATGAAAATGGACAAGAATTCCAAAGATACTCATTGACTTCACATTACTTAATTCATTTAAAGAGACCACTTTCATTTTGGAAGTCAAAACACAACTTCACTGAAACCAAGCATTTGTTACAACTGCAACACCTATGGTCCGTTTTCTTTTCTGGCCAAATCCTAAGTGAATTCTTAGAACTTTGACATGACAATAATAATCGGTGAACGTATCTCAAAGTGCATTATTTCTTGACAATTAGCAAAACTTCATAAATACCCTGTATTCATCAGAGAATTCGAAGGGTACCTTACAGTTAAATTAGAACCGCTAAGAGAGAACTAAAAGCAAAAAAGGCACCTCTTTTTGTTCTAGACAGTGAGAACACCAAAAAGCCCCATACATCTTAGCTCCTATAGAATGTAGATGCCTTGCAAGAGAAAGCGCGAAAGGACTTGATTCCTTTGTTATCTCAGTTGTAAAATATGGAAGATCAATATTAGCTTGGCTGTGAAGGCAAAGATAAAATGGAGAAATAAGTATAGCAGCCATATCTTTAGAGAAAGAATTGAAGATAAAAGACAGCTGAAAAAAAGATATCCATCCAAATAACAAAAGAGATGCTATAAGCAATGTACATCCACTCACCTTGAAGGAGCAGATGGTAACTTGCTATATGATGTACTTAACGTGGCAAATACCAAGCTTGCAATGCATACTTGTAAACCCACCACTTTCTGTACCTCTTGTAACCCAACATCCTACAATAGAATGGAAACCCGAGTATACCAGGTTATAAGCATAAATCCGGCAAAAGCTATATCATCTAACAAATTGATACTAACCTTTAGGCTAATGAAAAATAAACTAAACGATAATAAAGCCGACGCTAGACAGTAGGAGCAAGAAGTTCCAGCAAATTTTGTACTCAGTATGTACAAAAAGTATGCACTAGCAGTAGCCATGGAGGTACTGCTCCCAAGCAATAGCAAGCGACCCGTCGTTTCGTTGATCCCAAAAGGTAAGTTCTTCGCGCTCAACTGCAAGCTGAGTGTCGTAACAAATCCATAAGCAATCAGTCCAAGTAACGGAAGAGGAACGCCTGATAAATGCATAAGCACAAATAATTATTATTACGATTATTATCCACTTTCAAACATGCTACCTCAGAAAACATTTTTGGGGTTTCCACAATCAAATTGAAATTTTATGCCTAGGCTAAGATTATGACATTAAAGCATGTAGTAACACAATTGAAAATTACGAATACAGGTTCGTTTCCACATTCAACCCAACAACTTTatatatagataaataaataaatcttaaaaaaaaaagagaaattaaaTACCAAAAACGAAGGCGTAATCACTGTTGAGGACATCACCACAACTACCACCACCAAGAGGGCAAAAGGCATCGGAACCGGAGAGCTTGAGGTAAGTCAAGTAAGCAGTTTCAATGATCCCAACGGCACCAATCCCAGCACGCCAATTATACGTGGAATTGCTCGAAGCCAATGAactagaaaaagaagaagaagatggaaCTGACGTCGTTTCAGCTTCTGACTCAGTATCTTGACTCGGCCCTGAAGATGAACACTTAATAGGAAGCACAAGCAATCTCCGAACCGGCGCTTGCTTcttcaaaaacacaaaaaacccAGAATTAGTAATGATTAGAATCAAACaaggaaagagagaaagaaagcaaTGGGGGCAAAGAAATGTACTTTTAAATGAACTGAAGATGAAATGAAGGCAGGAGAAGAGATAGGGAGAGAGAAGCGATACAAGAATTGACTTTGAGAAGCTGATAAACCAACGAAACTGGCCATTTTCTTTAATACCCAGATTGCACAAAGAAGCAACAAGCTCAATTCAAGAGTCCATttcttaaaagaataaaaaaatctGAAAGTCAAGTTCGTAGATATCAGCCACACTCGTGACAGTCGTGATGCTATCGCTAGTTGTTGAAAGCTCAAAAAAGTTGATGAGAAATGGGGACAATTTTACCGTCAAAAAGCCCATATTGGTTCATTGGGCTCGCTATAATGAGATGAGTGAATGAATTTACCCAAAAAAGTATACCTTGGCCCTAGTAAATGACAAACGTCAAGCTAGATTCGGGCTTAGCCACGTCATCCACATAGGAGTCTAAAACAATTTATTCGGAATTGATGCTCAAGTTAGACCATTACAGTTAAGAACTTTTTCAGATTATGGTCGATTCAAGTTATTTTGATATCGAGCCAATTTGAGTTTGATCAAATTAACTTTAATTGAGTTTGGGGCCTGATTGATTGAATCTGAAAGATTCGAGTCCTTGTGTCGGAAAATTCCATACATTAAACATTGACTTCCACCTTTCTTCTTAGCTTGTTTCGGTCCACTGCAATCAATTTATCTCTCTCAAGTTATTACCTTAATTTATTCTTCGGCTAATTTATCTCTAAAGTTACCCTCTTTCAAGCAAAATCGGGACATCAACCCGGTGTTGCAAAGGTAGTAGCTAGCTTTACTTCTAGTCTAAGGTTGCTTACTGTTCGTAGGCACTTGCATAATGTCGGTGACAGAGCATTGATTGAATGGAGCTTTGGCAATTTACAGTTGCCCTTAGCTAtgttttaattctaaaaaaattgtTTATGCTTTCAGGACTGACAAAGAACTATTATTATCTGCTCTGAAAATGAACTGAAACCTTTTCTTATAAAACACCCCCCCCCCGGACTGACACAGTGGTGGGGATGGATAAATAATATATCCATCGTGCCACGTTCTCAGTCTGACAAGCATTATTTGACAAGAAAGATTAAAACTATACTATACCCTCACAAAATATGGTGCGCACGGCACAACTCCTTCCCCTTTAAAAGCGGCCCCTTCTTGGTGCTGCGAAGGTGAGGACATCATATCAGAtaggaaaacatagaaaaaaaaaaaaaactgacagACATTGCAAAGATGGGCACTGCTAGAAACTGGTTCAACACAGTTAGAAAGAAGTTCATCAAATCATCCCACCAAAGAGATATCGTCATTCCTCATAGCGAAAATCTCAGCCAGCAGTCAATGATCAAAGAAGTTAGAGACTTCCCCAACATTTCACCTTCATCGAGATCATCATTTCAGACAAAAAATTTAACCAGAGAGGATATTGCAGCAATTAAGATCCAATCAGTTTTCAGGGGTCATCTTGTAACTACGATAACTTATATTTCTTTTTCAAACACTTTAGATGTAAACTAACCATTTCGTGTTCTCGAATGATGGACAGGCAAGACGAGCATATAGAGCATTGAGAAGCCTGGTTAAGCTGCAAGCAGTGGCCCGAGGGGCGTATGTAAGGAAACAAGTACAAATAGCAATGAATTGCATGCATGCACTTGTCAGGTTACAGGTCAAGGTTCGTGCCCGCCAACTCCTCGCAGGTACAGTGAGTGACCGCCGATGCAGCTAGCCAGTGTCGCCTTCATTTTCTACTGACCATGAACACTGTTTGCTCTAGTTTTAGGTCATAACCTTTTCCATcgcaaagtttccaatacaacaACGATACGTGTACTCTTTTCACAAGATTGTAAGCAACAAGAAAAATTTAAAGTCATCATCCAGGAATGTGATCATGATGAACAGAATTCTTTAGAGGATCCATGTTACAGATTGCAAAAACAGAAGAAATGAGAAGTCAAAGTATTAGGGTTTTCACATAACAGCTTacagaaaaaaagaaaattaggAACCAAAGAGAGCAATTGTAACTTAAATACTGCTAAAAACTGAATCACTCTCCACATGCACATCACTGTACTGAATAGTTCATCATTGCTATATATAATATGATGAAATACGGACCATGTATTCAGACAATCATACATGTAGTTCACAGAATCCTCTTTACTATTGGAGTTAATGGTGTCCCTTCAACATTGATGAGAAAAAGCCGCCAGATGACTTGCTCATGCGGCGATCTTCCCCCTTATCTGCAACCTGTTTCAATAGTACCATGCTTAGAATTGTTTAATGAGATAAAACAAAAAGCAAGCCATATGAATACTGTACCTCTTTATCTATTTGCTGAAGGATTTCTATAATTTCAGAGAAGTTAGGCCTTTGAGTTGGGTCCTGTTGCCAGCATCTCTCAAGCAGTTCTTCCAGTCTTGGGTGTGTATTCTTTGGGATTGTAGGACGTAGACTCTGAAAAGACCATTAGATTGTTAAAAACAAAATACCCTTATTAAAACAGAACGAAATTTCCGtattttcatatttatacaaAAATATACGTACCTTTTGCACCACACCAACTGCTGCTTGTAATGGAGTCAAGAGAGAATAGGGAATCTAGCAGTTGCAATGTAAGAATAAATCAGTCATAAAGATATCAAATCTCAAATTATCGTACTTGTAGATGAAAGAAAGTTTGCCATAGACAAGTATGCACAATCAAAAACCAATATTCTTACTCATAAAATAATGACTTACTTCTCCTGTCAGTAGCTCCCAGAGTGCTATTCCAAAGCTAAAAACATCTGCCTTGTGATCATATGGTTTGTGCTCAATAACCTATATTAATTTAGATTGAGGAATGTAATATTAGATTAGAGCCCCTTTCTAGAATTCAAATTCTTGTTTGCGTCAAGTGATAAGTCTACAGTACAAGGTGGTGGATCAAATAACAAAAAGAGATTAATCATCTGGAATACAATGGGATAAAATTACATGGTCCTGACATGGGAATTAGTTTGAACACCATAACAAGTGTTTTATGATCGTGAACAGAAGATAGCAAAGTGAATTACAAAATCATCAGGACTAGCTAAACTACTATCATGTAAAGAACACAAAGTAGAAACAAAATGTATAAGAAAAATGCATACCTCAGGAGCCATCCATCGGTATGTTCCAGTTTCTGCTGTCATTACTCCTGATTGAGCTTGCACTCTGGCAACTCCAAAATCGGCAACTTTAACAACCTGTAAAGGACAGACCAATAATTTTAGGACAAAAGTCACAATCTATTATAGAATTTACAGCATAACATAATCCCAGTTGAAATTCATaaggaaaaaaacaaaacaatagCTTTTAATAGAAAATTAATCAATCAATGACTGGATTAACAAAGTATCTTACTTGATTTTCATCCATCAAAAGATTGGCAGTTTTCAGGTCCCTGTGGATAATGTTGTTTTGATGCAAATAGTTCATTCCCTTGGAAACATCAAGGGCTACTTTGAGTAGAGATGGCAACTTAAAAACTACCCTTTGCTGATGCAAATAGTCATATAAGCTACCTCTGGCCATGAATTCTGATAAAGCACAAATATCACTATCAAAAATTGGCTATctataaaatgaaaagaaatgttTCTATTTTGATAAAGTCACAGAGTTTATCATCATAGAATTAAAGGGATAAAAAGGCATACGCatcagaatttttaaattttggtataCAGATGGGAATTCAGACACTAAATTTGTAATGGTAGGTTTTGTGTCAATCTCTCAGTTTGCACTCCAAAGCCAGAATTGTTCCCTTCTAGCAACATAATTATAGATAATATCTGGTAAAGATGAAAAACAGCAACACTTAACAGCACCATTTTAGAAgaaaaagtttcaaaattttatgCACTGaaggaaaaaaatttgtagagcATGATAAATCATAACTGGAAACTTCTTTAGATTATACCAGTTACAATGCAGGGATTTGGAGCTCTTGTACATGCACCTATGAATTGAACAACATTCTTATGCCGAATTTTCCTACAAACaggaaaaaaaaggttgaaattCCACTGCATGTGAGTCAGCATTGCAGATAACTACCAATATGTCTCAGCCTCCTAGGAACCAATACAATGATTAGAATATTAATGCATTCAATAACTAGGGATGTTATTAAATTCAACTATAATATGTGAGGAACCGTGAGATATTCTAATGAGATCTGCCACAGCTTATCTCGTAATAGTCACCCCCAATATAAACACCAGTATATATATGGACACATGGTATCATTTAGTTCTACAGGAGGCTATAGGAAAATGATGGAGTTCAGACTTCATTACAACTACCACTCAAACCAAAATTGGTGTAATACCAAGTGCTTTTCAAGAGAACTGAAACAGCAATGTGCATGGAAAATAGATGATATGCAGACTGCAATCTAAAAGGTGGCCTGTTTCAGAGCTATGTCCCTCAAACATTCTAACCCTCGTTCCAGTGCTGACTCTCCTATTTTCAAAAATAAGCAGCAACTGTAGTTATCTTCTTTCTACTTTTAAGTACCAAGCGCCCAATATTCCCCAGCATTTTATTCATTGAAATTTCACCATAATACTTAGAACTTACAGCAGATAATAATTAAGAAAATCTAGAGGGATAGGAAAGGAGGCGTGTAGCAAAATGTTTCAACCAAGATCGGGCAGTGCACTGGACTAATTGTGTACCCAATTCCATGCAGAGATGGGTTTGGTCAAGAAAAATTACGAACAGAACTGGGCAAAATGATTGAGCAGATGCTGCTTAAAATCTAGGTGGTGTTGGTAAGAAGCCTACCTATCTGGTAGAAATGGAATCATCTGAGACACATAAGAAACCAGCCACTTGGTCTAGTGTATCAAAAGATTCTGGTAACCCAGGGACATTGCTGGTAATCCAagaacctggctctgatacacTGATGCACGCGAACAGATAATTCCAGAAAATAGAGAGATGATAGGGAAGACAGAAAAGAAGAGCAGCAATTGGAATTGCTTGGAGAAACACGAGAGAAtccaataattttttattaagagTTTATAGGATTTGGCTTGAATTTGCATTGTGAAACATCTAACTACAGGACACATTGAAAATGCTTATCAGAAGAAGCAACTGGTTCCCTTCAAAATAATTAGCATGTACCAGCACTTCAACGAACCTCATAATAAAAACTTCCTGAGAAAACTCTCTCAGCAATTCCCCTGTAACCCGCTCAGGCTTGAGGACTTTAATAGCCACTTCTTGACTATAATATGTGCCTCTGTATCTGAAGATGTTAAATGAGATTATGAGTTAGAATCGGTACTCTCCCTTATGTCAAAAGGAGAAAAAAGCCTGCTTGAAGCTGACAAAACTTACAGATCGCCATAGGACCCAGATGCAATCTTGTGTTCAATTTTGAGCTGCCTGGAATCAATTTCCCACACATCAGTTCCATCGGTCGGGATTTCAACACAATTGGGTAAAGAAACGGCCTCTTCTTTGACAAGCCCGGTCATAGCAGATATTGAACTCTTTCTCACACAAGATTGCTCCTGCAGCCAATTAAAGGAAGCAGAAGAATAAATAGGCTATAGCAATCCATAATCAACATGATTGCTACCATGGTCTTACAAGTCATCATCAAGTATAGGGAGTTGGGTTGATCTACTGAAAAGCAGTCAGTATGCATCTGTTTGGAGGACAAGCACTAGAAAACTAAGAACTCTAAAGCTTAAAAGTGGAAATCAAAATTGACCTTTCACCTTCTGATAAGTTATATTTAGCATATAACCTATTTTAACTAAGAAGAATTAAGTGTCAAAGCTTCaatttggatatatatatataaggaaaTACTATGCCAACAAAAAGGAAGATTGCTAGCCATATTCGGCATCATCTGCACCACTAATAGCAGTGATAAGGCTTGATTCAGCACTAATAGCAAAAGATAAATATGAGGTCATTCACGGCCATCACAATTGAAGTAGTGAAACATGAGTAACATGGAGGAAATGGTACCTTAGACTTTAAAATTTCCTTCTCCAGTGCATCTTTGAGCTCCTTGGTTTCCTAAAAGATTAATGAGTGAAACATTGCTTTTCCAGACTTAGCAACAAGAACTTGATCTAGTGTTCACAAATATAAGAGCATACCTCAAAGGGccaaccatcaacaacaaaaacatCCAAAGAGTACCCATCAACAGTGGAAAAAGCATGAGCTTCCTGAATGTTCAATCCAAGCTCCGCAAGTAAAGAAGTCAACTGAAAAAATAATCATCAATATCTATCATTCATCCCAAGAAAAAGTTTCAACAAAAAGTGTACCAAATGGGATCTTCCCGCTAGAAGAACATAGTAAAACATAATATGACATTGGCATCCATCGTACCAGTGCATTTTGTGTTTCTTTCACCTATGATGATGCAGAGGCAGTAAAGCAGAGATGAGAATTTCTATTGAACAAAAGCTAGAGCAAACATAAAGAGCTGTATCCATGGAATCTATTTCAAATCATCAGTAAATGAAgtgttaaaattttatctttactTTTTTTGTGAAACTCAGTGATTAAAAATGCCAATAATGCTGTGTTAGATAAGCAATGAAACTACAGCATCTTTCTGTCGCCGATATCTTTCTGAAATTTACGAGAACACACAATGGCACACATCACCACGACAGGAGAAGAGGAAGCATCAACTACCTGACTAAGGAGTTTTGGCTTGTCAACTGTAGAAAAGGTGATCTCATGCATAGGCCTACAAGATTCCGCATTAGAGAATATTATTTATGTAAAATCAAGTTATGCAACCATTAACAAAAAGCAGCAGATTAGTTAAAGATAAAATGCAAGCAAAATAGCTAAGGGCTCCAGTGTCAAATAATAACCAGAAAAGAAAGATAAGCCACTTTGTAGTACAAAACTTAAACTTAAAAGAGACTCTGCACAATTTATCAAAATCCTTACCGAAGACCTGATGTTGAATTCACAGCACTGTCTCTATCTTCACTTGCTTGAAGATAAAAGGCTTCAAGATTAGGTGATGAACCAAAGGTAGGTGGTGGGTGGATGCTGAAGAAAGACACAAAAGGAACAGCAAGCACACCAATAAAGAAAAAAGCATAGTTAAGTTTGGGTCTAGAAGGAAGAAGAGCCCAAAAAAATCAAAGGAAATAATAACTTTAACTACAATGAGGCTTACCCCTGTCTATTTAAATGATAAGCACTTTCTGCATCTGCTTTTACAGAAGAATCAGAATGAACAGAGTCAACAGAATTTGAGGCAGAAACAGGATAAACCTATAGAAGATACcagaatttaataaaattatatcagTCAATACTAATTGTCAAAGCTAAGCTACATTCAATCTCCAGGATTTTGAAAATGATAATGAGGTATACCATAGTCAAAGAGAAACATCAAATAGAAACCTTTATTATTAAGGTATAAACAATAGAAGTGGCAGAAATGTACACCTGCACGATGCGAACATCAAAAACAGGAAGATTAGCAGGGTCCTCTGCCAGATGCAATAATCTTTTATGTGTAAGCACATCTTCTGCCCGCTCCACATTCACATCTAATGCGTATCT contains the following coding sequences:
- the LOC108469947 gene encoding thiol-disulfide oxidoreductase LTO1; translation: MASFVGLSASQSQFLYRFSLPISSPAFISSSVHLKKQAPVRRLLVLPIKCSSSGPSQDTESEAETTSVPSSSSFSSSLASSNSTYNWRAGIGAVGIIETAYLTYLKLSGSDAFCPLGGGSCGDVLNSDYAFVFGVPLPLLGLIAYGFVTTLSLQLSAKNLPFGINETTGRLLLLGSSTSMATASAYFLYILSTKFAGTSCSYCLASALLSFSLFFISLKDVGLQEVQKVVGLQVCIASLVFATLSTSYSKLPSAPSSQANIDLPYFTTEITKESSPFALSLARHLHSIGAKMYGAFWCSHCLEQKEMFGREAAKLLDYIECFPDGYKTGTKMIKACADANLEGFPTWVINGQVLSGEMELEKLAEVSGFQFNE
- the LOC108458767 gene encoding protein IQ-DOMAIN 20 gives rise to the protein MGTARNWFNTVRKKFIKSSHQRDIVIPHSENLSQQSMIKEVRDFPNISPSSRSSFQTKNLTREDIAAIKIQSVFRGHLARRAYRALRSLVKLQAVARGAYVRKQVQIAMNCMHALVRLQVKVRARQLLAGTVSDRRCS
- the LOC108458757 gene encoding serine/threonine-protein kinase STY8-like; its protein translation is MAIEEDTESCGSRAVDSLVHVNPRHHRQKLDVYNEVLKRIQESNYEEANLPGFDDQLWLHFNRLPARYALDVNVERAEDVLTHKRLLHLAEDPANLPVFDVRIVQVYPVSASNSVDSVHSDSSVKADAESAYHLNRQGIHPPPTFGSSPNLEAFYLQASEDRDSAVNSTSGLRPMHEITFSTVDKPKLLSQLTSLLAELGLNIQEAHAFSTVDGYSLDVFVVDGWPFEETKELKDALEKEILKSKEQSCVRKSSISAMTGLVKEEAVSLPNCVEIPTDGTDVWEIDSRQLKIEHKIASGSYGDLYRGTYYSQEVAIKVLKPERVTGELLREFSQEVFIMRKIRHKNVVQFIGACTRAPNPCIVTEFMARGSLYDYLHQQRVVFKLPSLLKVALDVSKGMNYLHQNNIIHRDLKTANLLMDENQVVKVADFGVARVQAQSGVMTAETGTYRWMAPEVIEHKPYDHKADVFSFGIALWELLTGEIPYSLLTPLQAAVGVVQKSLRPTIPKNTHPRLEELLERCWQQDPTQRPNFSEIIEILQQIDKEVADKGEDRRMSKSSGGFFSSMLKGHH